A window of Cyprinus carpio isolate SPL01 chromosome A6, ASM1834038v1, whole genome shotgun sequence genomic DNA:
AGAGTACCAGCAATATCAGGATGCCACCGCCGATATGGATTACGATGCAGAAGATGAAGTGACAGAAGAGGAGGGTCTGGCATCAACAGCACACAGCACTCAAGTGGAGATTAAGACTGAGGTGCTCACTGAAACTTCTGTTAGTGAATGACGCATGGGCTTTAGTGAATATGACAAGAGTGGATCTGATTGTGGAAAGAGTGAGAACATTCAGTGaccccaaaaagtatttagacacttaagatacagttaaaattaatatatgaattacATTGCATAATGCTTGGCTTAAAAGGTgtgctttttaaatgaaacttttttttttgtatttttgtaattcaaTGACAATGTGCCTTAAGTGTTCAAATACTATTTGGAGCCACTGTTCATAGCAAACTGTGAAATATTTCTGTCCTCCAGGATTATGAATTACACAAATTTAAATAGGATATAGAATAGtcaaaattcaaatataatattctaatctttgctatatattttcaaaagtttggggtcgatatgtttttgaaagtctcaccgaggcttcatttatttattcaaaatacagtaaaacagtaacattgtgaatattatttataatatattattaaatgtaatttattcctgtgatggaaagctgaactttcagaaaaattcttatttcttattcttaattcttattaatatcaatgtcgAAGaaagtttttcaggattctttgatgattagaaaggattaaaagaacagcatttatttcatatggaaatcttttgcaacattataaatgttaaaatttgatcaattcaatgcatcctcatcaaataaaagtatttattcctttaaagaaacaatctcactgaccccagacttttgaacggtagtgtacagtTTGTTGCAAagcttattttatataaagatattaaaaacTGAATCTATATTGACGTGTAACATCACTGGAGAATAAAACAATTTCTGTGTgttctgtaataataaaaatctacatATCTTGAGAAAAATATATGGAAAAACAGATTTAGTCAAAACGTTTTTCTTTTGTGTGGTGTAATAGTGTGATATAGAGgcttaaattcttattttattcatcattatttgttgtcaatatttaaaaaatgcaacatttttgtttttgttaatttttcttaTCCTTTAAAAGCATGATacaaaatgattttattcatttaaactgCAGTTGTTTCAGAATATATTTGTCATATCTGCATTGTACTTATAATGCTAAGAACGTTCATGCATTTACCATTTCATTGTCATTTATGTCATTCACCCATCAGtttttatgcaaaatgttttaaaataaacattttgggaTATCAGTAAGCAACACAGACTAAACTATTCATTTTGTGAATCTAAGGGGTTTTACATAACGCtgtatatctaaataaaataaatgaatctcTGAAAATCTTGCCGTTTTGTTCATGTAAAATAATAGTTAACATATCAACATACTTAAACCTGATGTACACCTCCTTCCTTACAGAAGAGCACTGTAAATATTGAAAAGCCAAATTTTCCCACATCTTActctgagatcacactaaatgcAACAGCTACTGGACTGCAAACTGGTAACAGTTTTAGTGTCTCTTTTGATTATGCTGTAAAACCAGACATTACCAGTATACTACTTAGAAGTAAAACTGACCTGACAGattaacaatacacaataaaccCAGTTTGCCCAGTGACCTCCTGCTAAACAGAAAACGCTTTGGATTAAGAACACACCAAAGGAATGCGGTTTCAGTTTGAGACTCTAcataatttattatcaaaataattcaataatcatAACTGCAGGTATTGTAAATCCGACAGAGATCGTATGAGGAGAATTGGGGATTGAAGGATGTAGTTACAGAGCCTACAAAAAAGCAGAAAAGACAATCAATTTTAACAACATcaatctaaaaaattaaaaagtgcagTACAGTTCTGATAAAGAGCTGAAATTCTAACTCACATTATACAGTCTTCATTTTAGTGACCTTCACACTGGATTCTGCGTTTTTAATCGCCTCAGTTTTCAGCTGTGGCTTCAGCGCTGCCCGCACGACCCTGGCGCAGATAGCCGAGTACCTGATGTAACTGAAATGACAAGACAAATATTAAGTAGCTGAATCACTCAAATTTGCTCGTATGAATACATCCACTGTCATATTTAACATGACGCTGTTACTACAGTCAAATTCTTAGCTCTACAGAGCAAGGCCAACACGTACAGCACATATATAGCGCACATTTTATACAGCGTACAGcacttaaaatacaaattatacaacattttacaatatttattgtcATTCTGGTACCTCAGTCCTGCTTGTCTCCAGTAAGCCACCATTTTTCCGTTCAAAAAAGTGTCTTGCGTCCGTCAAATGCTGCGCTGATCAAGGACGTGAGCGTGGCCTGCGCGTTCGCCGGAAATACGTCATAGGCCAGCGTACAGTCTAATTGGCTGGCAAACATGCCACTCATTATACCGTCCGCTGGAATTGAACCAATGACCGCAGTTTAATGATACAAAACGTACATTAATTTTTTGTGcatgaatatttgtattttaatatgaacgttttatttacacaaatgcagATTTGTGGCTTTGTGGCATGTAAACATGATTTGGGGGGTATTTCTCTCTATTACTCGCTATAAAATAGAGAGTTGTTTACATGGTTGTTTAATATGTAAGGTTACACTTTCAGATTACACAATAAggattatattttcatttattgttttcaaaCAATGTAATTCATTATCAGATATTTCTAcataaattaattatgattagatatttatatgaatacaaatatgtCTTTATATAGGAAGgttcttttattttgtaggaATGCCCGAAATGATGGTTTATTTGCAATTCGTTTGCAATTCGAAAAGATAAGATTTACACGTATGACCTGcctctactactactactactaccagtaataataataataataacaataccaAAGTCCCTTTATAGTCTTTGATAATACTCGCTCcaattgctatttttcatttacattcattacaatattgtttcaaatcaagtataatattttgtaaaattagtCCACGTTAATTTATGTATATGGAACCCACCtggtattattaataatataatatttttcttacaatataCCAGTACCTATTTGTAATCACCACGGAGTCTTAAACTTTATTTGTATGATGGGTAAATACCATATCCACAAAGTTAGACACCTTACATTTAACCCCAGCTGCAAAATACTTGTTTCGGgtctacattattattatcatcacttcAAAAATTCTCCTCTAATGAAAAATACATCTCGGGTTTAAAgtacatccccccccccccccccccccccccccccccaaatatatTCTCTGTTCTGTATTATTTgtctcttttgtatttttataatatttctgcaATAAAACATAAAGTCACTACGGAGCGGAGACGTTCGTTACGTCATGACGTGAGTCATTTTCATGTGACTCGATCATGTCATGCGGCCTGGGTtagagaggaggaagagaaaacaacaacacgTCTGCTGGGCCAGtgacacacaaaaccacaaatcaGTCCAGTATCACTATTCGCTGTCGTCCCGAGGGAAGATGTCTTTGTTTGGGAAGTTGTTTGGTAGCAGTGGAAAAGGGGGTAAATCTCCAAGCCCCCAAGAGGCTATCCAGCGACTGCGAGAAACAGAAGAAATGTTGACCAAGAAACAAGAATTCCTGGAGAAGAAGATCGACCAGGAGCTTGTGACGGCCAAGAGAAACGGCACGAAGAACAAGAGAGGTGAGCGAAGAGATGACTTCCCCGCCATACAGTAGCTTAGGCTGGCACTGTGCGTGTTACTGCTTCTCGTGCTTGATGCTAGTTTATTTTCAATTATGTATGTTGCCTATCATACATAGGAATTCATTAAAGAAAGCATActgtaactgaaataatataattcaCGGAATAACTAACAGGAGTAAGACTTTTACTAAACACAAGCTCGGTAAGAGATGTCATACGAACACTGGTATGGAATGATAAGGGATTTTAGAACGAAAATGTGCTTTGTACCTTGTTGAAATCTTTTAGAATGCTTGGAATAAACTGATACAGTGTTGTAGCTCTCCATCAGTTCACCTTTGACCTTCTGTGGTATCC
This region includes:
- the LOC109091601 gene encoding ATP synthase subunit epsilon-like protein, mitochondrial → MVAYWRQAGLSYIRYSAICARVVRAALKPQLKTEAIKNAESSVKVTKMKTV